In a single window of the Saccharothrix australiensis genome:
- the fxlM gene encoding methyltransferase, FxLD system, translating to MGPFRDEGALREAMVAELLALGTIRDDAVAAAFRAVPRHRFAPGTDPADAYAVHTAVVTKRDEHGVPVSSVSAPEIQALMLAQAGIEPGMAVLEIGSGGYNAALIAELVGPGGAVTSVDIDPDVTGRARRLLADTGYSRVRVVLADAEHGVPEHAPYDRIIVTVGAWDVPPAWIDQLTPDGLLVVPLRVRGLTRSMALARVGDRLVSRSSTACGFVLIRGAGAHAERVVPLRGKEVVVRFDDDDEPGVGEPDLDGVPATDRVEVWTGVVVDAAEPVEDLQLWLATTLPGAGALVAAPGANLVAPGNRWFPQAAVRGGAVAYLVSRPVAGDRFELGAHAFGRRADELAGAFAERITAWDGRRDGPGPVFTVWRGTSGDPPASGTVIRKRHSRVTVTWPDAEG from the coding sequence GTGGGACCGTTCCGGGACGAGGGCGCGCTGCGCGAGGCGATGGTGGCCGAGCTGCTCGCGCTGGGGACGATCCGCGACGACGCGGTCGCGGCGGCCTTCCGCGCGGTGCCGCGGCACCGGTTCGCGCCGGGCACCGACCCGGCGGACGCCTACGCCGTCCACACGGCGGTCGTCACCAAGCGCGACGAGCACGGCGTGCCGGTCAGCTCCGTGTCCGCGCCGGAGATCCAGGCGCTCATGCTGGCGCAGGCGGGGATCGAGCCGGGCATGGCGGTGTTGGAGATCGGCTCCGGCGGGTACAACGCCGCGCTGATCGCGGAGCTGGTCGGTCCGGGCGGCGCGGTGACCAGCGTGGACATCGACCCGGACGTCACCGGTCGGGCCCGCCGCCTGCTCGCGGACACCGGGTACTCGCGGGTGCGGGTGGTCCTCGCCGACGCGGAGCACGGGGTGCCGGAACACGCGCCCTACGACCGGATCATCGTCACCGTGGGCGCGTGGGACGTCCCGCCCGCGTGGATCGACCAGCTCACCCCGGACGGCCTGCTCGTCGTGCCCCTGCGGGTCCGGGGACTGACGCGGTCGATGGCCCTGGCGCGCGTCGGGGACCGCCTGGTGAGCCGGTCCTCGACCGCGTGCGGCTTCGTGCTGATCCGGGGGGCGGGCGCGCACGCCGAACGCGTGGTTCCGTTGCGCGGCAAGGAGGTCGTCGTCCGGTTCGACGATGACGACGAGCCGGGCGTCGGTGAGCCGGACCTCGACGGCGTGCCGGCCACCGACCGGGTCGAGGTCTGGACGGGTGTCGTGGTCGACGCCGCCGAGCCGGTCGAGGACCTGCAACTGTGGCTGGCGACGACGTTGCCCGGTGCCGGCGCGCTGGTGGCCGCGCCCGGCGCGAACCTGGTCGCGCCGGGCAACCGCTGGTTCCCGCAGGCCGCCGTCCGGGGCGGTGCCGTCGCCTACCTGGTGTCCCGCCCGGTGGCGGGCGACCGGTTCGAGCTGGGCGCGCACGCCTTCGGTCGCCGGGCCGACGAGCTGGCCGGGGCGTTCGCCGAGCGGATCACCGCCTGGGACGGCCGGCGGGACGGTCCGGGGCCGGTCTTCACCGTGTGGCGCGGGACGTCCGGCGACCCGCCCGCGTCCGGGACGGTCATCCGGAAGCGGCACAGCCGCGTCACCGTCACGTGGCCGGACGCGGAGGGGTGA
- a CDS encoding RidA family protein, producing the protein MPARSSGSAALSPRSRASTPTTSTRPRLPPHPVVEAGRTAYLAGQCPLDPSGALVGQGDLDARIDQVAANALAALDVVGAKPDQVVRSVIHVVTDDGPVPAAAWERLTGSVIGSAFTTASTLLGVAQLGFPGQLVEVDLTVALGRPAAPDGDPRGGAGATPERALA; encoded by the coding sequence GTGCCGGCCCGGTCGTCAGGCTCGGCCGCATTATCGCCGAGATCACGCGCATCAACCCCGACCACCTCCACCCGCCCCCGGCTACCACCACATCCCGTCGTCGAAGCGGGGCGCACCGCGTACCTCGCCGGGCAGTGCCCGCTCGACCCGTCCGGCGCCCTGGTCGGACAGGGTGATCTCGACGCCCGGATCGACCAGGTCGCGGCCAACGCCCTCGCCGCCCTGGACGTCGTGGGCGCGAAGCCGGACCAGGTGGTCCGCTCGGTGATCCACGTGGTCACCGACGACGGCCCGGTGCCGGCCGCCGCCTGGGAGCGGCTCACCGGCTCGGTCATCGGGTCGGCGTTCACCACCGCGAGCACCCTGCTGGGCGTCGCCCAGCTCGGGTTCCCCGGCCAGTTGGTCGAGGTCGACCTCACGGTGGCGCTGGGCCGACCCGCCGCGCCCGACGGAGATCCGAGGGGTGGTGCAGGCGCTACCCCCGAACGGGCGCTGGCGTGA
- a CDS encoding serine hydrolase domain-containing protein encodes MESLHVVSRWPVETAAAAVVDARGRVLGAHGPVDHRFPLASVTKPLTAYAVLVAVEEGAVEWDQPAGPEGSTLRHLIAHTSGLAFDSSDVQAAPGAKRIYSNRGFEVLADAVAAATGIPFADYLAEAVFAPLGMSSTTLDGSPAAGATSTVDDLVRFAAEVQSPKLVSAALVAEATSVVFPGLRGVLPGYGLQRENDWGLGFEIRGHKSPHWTGAASSPRTSGHFGQSGTFLWVDPEAGAACVALTDRRFGEWAVEAWPAFTDGVLAELGRRAE; translated from the coding sequence ATGGAGAGTCTGCACGTGGTGTCCCGGTGGCCGGTCGAGACGGCGGCCGCGGCCGTGGTCGACGCGCGGGGGCGCGTCCTGGGCGCGCACGGGCCGGTGGACCACCGGTTCCCGCTGGCGTCGGTCACCAAGCCGCTGACCGCGTACGCGGTGCTGGTGGCGGTGGAGGAGGGGGCGGTCGAGTGGGACCAGCCCGCCGGGCCCGAGGGGTCGACCCTGCGGCACCTGATCGCGCACACGTCCGGGCTGGCGTTCGACTCGTCCGACGTGCAGGCCGCGCCGGGCGCCAAGCGGATCTACTCGAACCGGGGGTTCGAGGTGCTCGCGGACGCGGTGGCGGCGGCCACCGGCATCCCGTTCGCCGACTACCTGGCCGAGGCGGTGTTCGCGCCGCTCGGCATGTCGTCGACCACGCTCGACGGCTCACCCGCGGCGGGCGCGACGTCCACCGTCGACGACCTGGTCCGGTTCGCGGCCGAGGTGCAGTCGCCGAAACTGGTGTCGGCGGCGCTGGTGGCCGAGGCGACCAGCGTGGTGTTCCCCGGTCTGCGCGGCGTGCTGCCCGGCTACGGGTTGCAGCGCGAGAACGACTGGGGGTTGGGTTTCGAGATCAGGGGGCACAAGTCGCCGCACTGGACGGGCGCGGCGTCGTCGCCCCGGACGTCCGGGCACTTCGGGCAGAGCGGCACGTTCCTGTGGGTCGACCCGGAGGCCGGGGCGGCGTGCGTGGCGCTGACCGACCGCCGGTTCGGCGAGTGGGCGGTCGAGGCGTGGCCCGCGTTCACGGACGGGGTGCTGGCCGAGCTGGGCCGCCGCGCGGAGTAG
- a CDS encoding HAD family hydrolase, with product MTTDNTPVDDPEALRHILATTDALLLDFDGPVCSIFANVPAHHVAGQLRRVLAEAGHTELPAEVEKTADPFDVLIHAATLGSDQAHHVESSLRAHEVEAATTAEPTPGAHDLIRTWHATGRKLAIVSNNSQAAVNTYLHQHELNPFVHFVSARTDPNPALLKPSPHLIGQASAALTTPPPKCTLIGDSLTDLRATRAARTRAIGYANKPGKADLFTAEHPAAITTSMVPLGLAARSR from the coding sequence TTGACCACGGACAACACCCCCGTGGACGACCCCGAGGCACTGCGCCACATCCTGGCCACGACCGACGCCCTGCTGCTCGACTTCGACGGCCCGGTCTGCTCGATCTTCGCCAACGTCCCCGCCCACCATGTCGCCGGCCAGCTCCGCCGAGTCCTGGCCGAGGCCGGGCACACCGAACTGCCCGCCGAGGTCGAGAAGACCGCGGACCCCTTCGACGTGCTCATCCATGCCGCCACGCTCGGCAGCGACCAAGCCCACCACGTCGAGTCCTCACTACGTGCGCACGAGGTGGAAGCCGCCACGACCGCCGAACCCACACCAGGCGCACACGACCTCATCCGCACCTGGCACGCGACCGGACGCAAGCTGGCGATCGTCAGCAACAACTCACAAGCCGCCGTCAACACCTACCTGCACCAGCACGAACTGAACCCCTTCGTGCACTTCGTATCCGCCCGCACGGACCCGAACCCTGCGCTCCTGAAACCAAGCCCGCACTTGATCGGCCAGGCCAGCGCCGCACTCACAACTCCACCGCCGAAGTGCACCCTCATCGGCGACTCACTCACCGACCTACGCGCCACACGCGCCGCCCGAACCCGTGCCATCGGCTACGCCAACAAGCCCGGCAAAGCCGACCTGTTCACCGCGGAGCACCCCGCCGCCATAACCACGAGCATGGTGCCCCTCGGCCTCGCCGCACGCTCTCGGTAG
- a CDS encoding ribonuclease Z has translation MSPRELVVLGTASQVPTRTRNHNGYLLRWDDEGFLFDPGDGAQRQMLLAGVAARDVTRICLTHFHGDHCLGVPGVVQRLSLDRAPHPVHAHYPASGAHFFARLRHASSFYDVLDLREAPVTGPGPVAEGAFGVLEARPLDHSLETYGYRLVEPDGRRMVPELLARHGIRGPAIRELTPPLLDEVSVHRPGQRFAFVMDTRLCDGVFELADRADLLVIESTYLHVDERLAIEHGHLTAAQAARVAAECGVRKLVLTHFSQRYADPARFHAEAAEVFDGEIVVAADLDRVAVPKRLPA, from the coding sequence GTGTCCCCACGCGAGCTGGTCGTCCTCGGCACCGCGAGCCAGGTGCCCACCCGCACCCGCAACCACAACGGCTACCTGCTGCGGTGGGACGACGAGGGCTTCCTGTTCGACCCCGGCGACGGCGCGCAGCGGCAGATGCTGCTCGCGGGCGTCGCCGCGCGGGACGTCACCCGCATCTGCCTGACGCACTTCCACGGCGACCACTGCCTGGGCGTGCCGGGTGTGGTGCAGCGGCTGTCGCTGGACCGCGCGCCCCACCCCGTCCACGCCCACTACCCGGCGTCGGGCGCGCACTTCTTCGCCCGCCTGCGGCACGCGAGTTCGTTCTACGACGTGCTCGACCTGCGGGAGGCGCCCGTCACGGGGCCGGGACCGGTCGCGGAGGGCGCGTTCGGCGTCCTGGAGGCCCGCCCGCTCGACCACTCGCTGGAGACCTACGGCTACCGGCTGGTCGAGCCGGACGGCCGCCGGATGGTGCCCGAGCTGCTGGCGCGGCACGGCATCCGCGGCCCGGCGATCCGCGAACTGACGCCGCCGCTGCTGGACGAGGTGAGCGTGCACCGGCCCGGCCAGCGGTTCGCGTTCGTCATGGACACGCGGCTGTGCGACGGCGTGTTCGAACTCGCCGACCGGGCCGACCTGCTGGTCATCGAGTCGACATATCTGCACGTCGATGAACGCCTGGCGATCGAGCACGGCCACCTCACCGCCGCCCAGGCCGCGCGGGTGGCCGCCGAGTGCGGCGTGCGCAAGCTCGTCCTGACGCACTTCTCGCAGCGCTACGCCGACCCGGCGCGGTTCCACGCGGAGGCGGCGGAGGTGTTCGACGGCGAGATCGTGGTGGCGGCCGACCTCGACCGCGTCGCCGTGCCCAAGCGGCTGCCGGCGTGA
- a CDS encoding NAD-dependent epimerase/dehydratase family protein encodes MSTMRVLVTGARGYLGRNVVEQLRAAGHTALPFSGDIREDAIPPSDGVIHLAALARVRESFDNPLAYYDVNVTGTLRLLRSAPARFVLASTAAVYGAPAGDVLTEDHPRRPANPYAATKAAAEDAVAWTARGGPLAAVTLRLFNLAGGGDRDDTRLITRACGVAAGRLPSMEVYGDGTAVRDFVHVRDAARAFVLALETCRPGHEVYNVGATPASVADVLAAVRRVTGAEVAVEWKPAHPGEARVSRADTTRLRALGWLPVESDLDALVRDQWAARR; translated from the coding sequence ATGTCCACCATGCGCGTCCTGGTCACCGGCGCACGCGGCTACCTGGGCCGCAACGTCGTGGAACAACTCCGTGCGGCCGGTCACACCGCGCTGCCGTTCAGCGGTGACATCCGGGAGGACGCGATACCGCCGTCCGACGGCGTGATCCATTTGGCGGCGCTGGCCCGCGTCCGGGAATCGTTCGACAATCCTCTTGCCTATTACGACGTGAACGTCACCGGGACGCTCCGGCTGCTCCGATCGGCGCCCGCCCGATTCGTCCTGGCTTCGACCGCCGCCGTGTACGGCGCGCCCGCGGGTGACGTGCTCACCGAGGACCACCCGCGCCGCCCCGCGAACCCCTACGCGGCCACGAAGGCGGCGGCGGAGGACGCCGTCGCCTGGACCGCCCGCGGCGGCCCGCTCGCCGCCGTGACGCTGCGCCTGTTCAACCTCGCGGGCGGCGGCGACCGGGACGACACGCGGCTGATCACCAGGGCGTGCGGGGTGGCGGCGGGCAGGCTGCCGTCGATGGAGGTCTACGGCGACGGGACGGCGGTGCGCGACTTCGTGCACGTGCGCGACGCGGCGCGGGCCTTCGTGCTGGCGCTGGAGACCTGCCGCCCCGGCCACGAGGTCTACAACGTCGGCGCGACGCCCGCGTCCGTGGCGGACGTGCTCGCGGCCGTGCGCCGGGTGACCGGCGCGGAGGTCGCCGTCGAGTGGAAACCCGCCCACCCCGGCGAGGCGCGGGTGTCGCGCGCCGACACGACCCGGCTGCGCGCGCTGGGCTGGCTGCCCGTCGAGTCGGACCTGGACGCGCTGGTCCGCGACCAGTGGGCGGCACGCCGGTGA
- a CDS encoding serine hydrolase domain-containing protein yields MRRLGGAVVMAALLTGMTGQVVSAAPGDRADAVQSGGAQSGGAQPDGTQVEAEEGAAQAESTRARRELRQAMDDVVAAGGAGVVVRVHDGKGDWVGSAGRAELHRSAEPVPTGRFRAGSITKTFVATVVMQLVDERKVSLDDPVARHLPRFGVDPRITVRMLLQHTSGLFNYTGDVKPDGTADPGIPMWGQEYVDNLFRTYRAEELVRSALAKPARFEPGARHAYSNTNYLLLGLLIEKVTGTGYDTQVERRILQPLGLRDSSLPGTRTGITGPHAHSYFGYQHDGRLKVVDITRMNPSWAGAAGEIITSTRDLDRFISALLGGQLVSPSSLAGMRETVPAGRAGRIGLGLFETEFAPGCTAYGHTGGTQSVTSYMYSTPDRARRVEFSINHGTIDAGDPAQREKFGKAQEKLAATALCGPSGR; encoded by the coding sequence ATGCGACGGCTCGGTGGCGCGGTCGTGATGGCCGCGCTGCTGACCGGGATGACCGGCCAGGTCGTCTCCGCCGCGCCGGGCGACCGGGCGGACGCCGTGCAGTCCGGCGGTGCGCAGTCCGGTGGTGCCCAGCCCGACGGGACGCAGGTCGAGGCGGAGGAAGGCGCGGCACAGGCCGAGTCCACCCGCGCGCGCCGGGAACTGCGGCAGGCGATGGACGACGTCGTCGCCGCCGGCGGGGCCGGGGTCGTCGTCCGGGTCCACGACGGCAAGGGCGACTGGGTGGGCAGCGCCGGGCGCGCCGAGCTGCACCGGTCGGCCGAACCGGTGCCCACCGGGCGGTTCCGCGCGGGCAGCATCACGAAGACGTTCGTCGCCACGGTGGTCATGCAGCTCGTGGACGAGCGCAAGGTCTCGCTCGACGACCCCGTCGCCCGCCACCTGCCCCGCTTCGGCGTCGACCCCCGGATCACGGTCCGGATGCTGCTCCAGCACACGAGCGGCCTCTTCAACTACACCGGTGACGTCAAGCCCGACGGCACGGCGGACCCCGGCATCCCCATGTGGGGCCAGGAGTACGTGGACAACCTGTTCCGCACCTACCGGGCCGAGGAGCTGGTGCGGTCCGCGCTGGCCAAGCCCGCCCGGTTCGAGCCGGGCGCGCGCCACGCCTACTCCAACACCAACTACCTGCTGCTCGGGCTGCTGATCGAGAAGGTCACCGGCACCGGCTACGACACCCAGGTCGAGCGCCGGATCCTCCAGCCGCTCGGGCTGCGGGACAGCAGCCTGCCGGGCACCCGCACCGGCATCACCGGCCCGCACGCGCACAGCTACTTCGGCTACCAGCACGACGGCCGGCTGAAGGTCGTCGACATCACCCGGATGAACCCGTCCTGGGCGGGCGCCGCGGGCGAGATCATCACCTCCACGCGGGACCTCGACAGGTTCATCTCCGCGCTCCTCGGCGGCCAGCTGGTGTCGCCCTCCTCGCTGGCCGGGATGCGGGAGACCGTGCCCGCGGGCCGCGCCGGCCGCATCGGCCTCGGGCTCTTCGAGACCGAGTTCGCCCCCGGCTGCACCGCGTACGGCCACACCGGCGGCACCCAGAGCGTGACCTCGTACATGTACAGCACGCCCGACCGCGCCAGGCGGGTCGAGTTCTCGATCAACCACGGGACCATCGACGCCGGCGACCCGGCGCAGCGCGAGAAGTTCGGCAAGGCGCAGGAGAAGCTCGCGGCCACGGCGTTGTGCGGCCCGTCCGGTCGGTGA